The region TTCCTAAAGATGAGTTGTTTCGCACAGTTTTCTTCCCGAGATGTTGGACTTCCCTCATAAAAACGGATACTTTATTGGGTTTCCCTGGAGCGAAATAGTCGGATAGTCAATTATTCATTCTATAGGAAAACTCGCAATAGCCAAAGGTATCCATTATTCCAGCTGCATATTCTGGGGTATTTGGTGAATTTGCGATTGCATTAACTAATAGCATGCCTTCTATGCATCCTTTCTTTTGATCGCTAGGCTTCTCTACTATGCAAGTAGTGAGAAAGTTAAAAAGAACAGCAGCAATCGTCAGACGTAATCTCATCTATTGTCTCCTTCAGTTTGTTGGAATGATTTGCGGTAAATTATCTGCTATATAGTTTCCTATAAGATATCGAAGCAGGAAATTATCCGGATATTTCTTATATAAAAATTGTGAAAGCGGAAGAACAATTAATAGATTATATGCTAAGTTTTGCCCATAACTATTTGTTCCCGCTCTTCGATCGGCCTGGTTTTCAAAAACTGATTTACCAACCTTTACATGTGTTCCGATTTCTCCCCAGCCTCCATACTCGTTATATTGCCGTATATGTCCGGCTTCATGTTGGATAGTTGCGGCGGAAGCTCCCTCATGAGCAAAGGCAAACGGGCCAAAAGTTACCGCTCCTCCTTCGCTTTTATCTAAATTACTGTAAATCTCTTCCGAGAGAGAATTGCGAACGACGAATCCTCCATGCTTATATGACATGGAAGGCAAAGGTTTACCTTGAGCAGCTTTTACAATTACTCCGATAGTAAAATCGAAAGACGCCATATAAAAACCAGTTGTAAAAGCTGGATCTAATAGCATTCCTAAAGGAGTTAGAGCTAATCCGATTCTAGCTGCAGTTACTAGACTCCTTTCAAAGTCAAACATCCTCGCCCCACTCACAAAGAAAGCCCTATGGAAAAATCCTTTCACCTTTAAGCGATCACTCAACCAACTATGTCCATCCGGATCGATGCGATTGACCGGATTTCCTCCCACATACATATAACGATTGAGACCGTTGATACCCTGATCCGCTCTATCATCCGCTTGTATGAATCTACCCAAGAAAGGATCGTAGTAGCGAGATTTGTAATAATACAAACCAGTCTCCGAGTCAGCAATCTGGCCCGTGAATTTATAACGGAATATATCCGGCCCAGAAGATTCCGTATAATTAATTTCGCCGTATGGATAATAGCTCATATAACTCGTTCCGGATTGTCCCGGACCCGCGATGGGATTTCCATATCCGTCCGTCAACATAGTCGTGGAACCTAAATGATCCGTTTGGTAGAAGTAGGCTCCCACTGCCGGTTCTCCTGCTCCTCTGAAGGGGGGAAGTCTCCCCCTCGCAAAAGCCGCATTTGCGTCTTTTGCTACCCCCTCTCCGGGGGAATTTACTCCTTCGAAACCCCGGACCCACGTTTGCTTTCATATCAAAATTGTGCTGAGCTAGTATTCACCTGACAGTCACCGAAAAACCGGTGGCCCCAGCCTCTTCTGAAAGAAAAATGATTTTAACGACAAAATTATTTACATCAGGAGAAACCGATGACCACCAACACCAATGCAACAGTTAAGGCAACTAGACGAAAGCTAAATTTATTAGAGCTTGCAAATGAATTAGAAAATGTAAGCAAAGCCTGCAAGATCATGGGATATTCCCGTCAACAGTTCTACGAAATACGAAGGAACTTCCAAACCTATGGAGCTGAAGGTCTCTTAGATAGAATCCCGGGAGCCAATGGGCCTCACCCTAACCGAGTCAGTGAAGAAATCGAAAATGAAGTCTTAGAGTATTCTTTACATCATCCGACTCATGGATGCTAAAGGTCGCTCAACAACTTAGTCTAAAGGAGTTAAGGTAAGTTCGGGTGGTGTAAGAGGAGTTTGGACAAGAAATAAACTCGTAACTAAACACCAACGGCTTCTAAGACTCGAAGAGCATCATAAAGATAAG is a window of Leptospira wolffii serovar Khorat str. Khorat-H2 DNA encoding:
- a CDS encoding RHS repeat-associated core domain-containing protein, whose product is MSYYPYGEINYTESSGPDIFRYKFTGQIADSETGLYYYKSRYYDPFLGRFIQADDRADQGINGLNRYMYVGGNPVNRIDPDGHSWLSDRLKVKGFFHRAFFVSGARMFDFERSLVTAARIGLALTPLGMLLDPAFTTGFYMASFDFTIGVIVKAAQGKPLPSMSYKHGGFVVRNSLSEEIYSNLDKSEGGAVTFGPFAFAHEGASAATIQHEAGHIRQYNEYGGWGEIGTHVKVGKSVFENQADRRAGTNSYGQNLAYNLLIVLPLSQFLYKKYPDNFLLRYLIGNYIADNLPQIIPTN